The sequence below is a genomic window from Arthrobacter sp. U41.
CGCACCGGCCGGAGGCTTCCTCGGCGGAGCCGAGAGCGGCATCCCGGTCCAGCGGACCTATCTCACGGCCCGTTCGACCGAGTTCGACGCCGTGGTCGTTGCCGCTTCGGGTGCGCCGGCCAAAGACGCCACGCAGGGACGGGACGCCAAGGCCGGCGAGCCGGGGGCGTCGCTGGACCCGCGCGTCGTGCTGCTGCTTTCGGAGATGTTCCGGCATGCGAAGGCAATCGGCGGCTGGGGCCCGGCCGTCATGTGCCTCGACGGGGCCAGCATCCCGACGGACGCCGCGGGCATCGCCCTGGGAGAGGGGCCGGACGACGTCGTGGCCCGGCTCGCCGGGCTGCTCGCCGCACACCGGGTGTGGGACCGCTTCCCGGCGGCGGGGGCATAGCACCTAAGGATCCGGACAACCGGACAGCCCGCGGGCTCCTCCCTCCGTCATGTACTGCCGATCTTCAACGGCCTTAGTCGTCGTCCTTGCCCTTGCCCTTGGCCTTGCCATTGTCGGCAGGCGGCGCGGGCGCGACGGCGGGAGGGGCAGCCGCTGCAGCCGCTGCAGCGGCGTCGGCTTCGGCCTGGGCGGCGGCCTGTGCTGCCGCTTCCTGCTCGGCGGCAACCCGGGCGGCTTCGGCCTGCTGGGCGGTAAGGTCCGCCCGGACGGTCTCAACCGACGCCCGGATGCTCTGGTGCCGTTTGAAGGAGACTTCGCCGCGGGCGGCCGCCTCGTCCAGTTTCAGCACAAGCCCGTCGAGTTGCTGCAAGGACGCTGCCGGATCATTGGCGGCTGCGGCCTCGGTCACGGCAAGGACCTGGACTTGGAGCTGCCGCGCGGCGTCGCGGTCCAGCTCGGGGGCCGGGGCGCAGCCGGCCAGGATGCCGGTGAGGAGCACCGCGCCCAGGAGCCCGGCGATGACCGGACGCGAGCCGCCGCGCCGGGTGCCGGAAGCCTGCAAGGTGGTCAGGTTCATGGTTCCACACTCTTCTGCAGCTCTTGGAGGTGCTGCCCCAGGTCGCCTGTCACGGCCGGATAGGGTACGACGTCGGGTGCTTCCGGGGCCGCGAGGGCGACGGTGGCCGCCACGGTACCCGCAGCAACGGCCAGCAGCGCGAGGGACAGCAGGATCCGGGTGCGGCGCCGGGCCTGCCGGAAACCTGAGGCGACCCGGGCTGGCAACGTGCCTCGGTTCGCCTGTGGGGTGGTTACGGCGTCCGGGTCGAGCACGGGCATGGCCCTTGTCCGGGCGCTGCTGTCGCCGCCAGCAGCCGTGGGTGCGCTACTGCCGGGGCCGGCGCCGGCGGAGGGCGGCCGCGGGGGCAGCGCCGGCGGGGCGGGCAGCACCCGGGTGCCCGCTTCGGCAAGCAGGCCGGGAAGGGACCCGGGGGAGACCAGGGCATGTCGCAGCGCCACTTCGAGGTCCGCGGCGGACGGGCGGTCCAAGGGGTCCATTGCCGTCATGGCCCGGATCAGTTTGGCCCATTCGGCGGGCACGGAATCGGGGATGGCCGGGGCCCGGTGCAGTCTTGCGACGGCGGATTCCACGGCACCGCCGGGGTACTCGACGTCGCCCTTGATACATTCGAGCAACACCAGCCCGAGCGAGTAGATGTCGCTTCCCGGGCCCAGCTCAGCGCCCCGGGACTGTTCCGGGCTCAAGTACGCGGCGGTCCCCACCATGGTGCCGGTGGCGGTCAGCCGGGTCCCGTCCATGATGCGGGCGATCCCGAAGTCGGTGAGTTTGGGGCGCAGGGGCTCCCCGGGACGAACCGGAACGAGCAGGATGTTAGCCGGCTTGATGTCCCGGTGGATGATGCCTAGTGAGTGCACGTAGGCCAAGGCGTCCGAGACTCCCGCTCCGATGACGGCGACCTCGTCCAGGGGCAGCGGGCTGTGCCGGATCCGTGCCCGGAGATCCTGCCCGTCCACCAGTTCCATGGTCAGGAACGGCCGGGGTTCCTCCGAGATACGGGTGTCCGTGCCGGCATCGAAGAGGGTCACCAGGCTCGGATGGTTCAGGGCGGCCAGGAGTTGGATCTCGGCTTCCTGACGCCTGAGTTCGTCAGGATTCGCGGACTGAGGGGCAAAGAGCTTGAGTGCCACGTCGCGGCCGAGGTTCAGGTCCTTGGCGCTGTAAACGGACGCCATTCCGCCCCGACCGATCACTTCCCCCAGTTGGTATCGGCCGCTCAAGAGCTCTGCCGTGACGTTATTGGGCGAACTGTCCATGCTTTCCCCGTCCACTACCCCGGGCGCCACGGCGGCGCCTCTCAAGAATGATACCGGGACGGGTTTCAGGTTCCCGAATGGCGGCCGCGGACCGACGGCCGCCACACGGGGGAGATGCTGCCGGAGCGTGTGTGCCGTTGAGTCCCCCAGCGGACCCAACGACGGGATGCTTTGCCGGTGCGTGTGT
It includes:
- a CDS encoding serine/threonine-protein kinase produces the protein MDSSPNNVTAELLSGRYQLGEVIGRGGMASVYSAKDLNLGRDVALKLFAPQSANPDELRRQEAEIQLLAALNHPSLVTLFDAGTDTRISEEPRPFLTMELVDGQDLRARIRHSPLPLDEVAVIGAGVSDALAYVHSLGIIHRDIKPANILLVPVRPGEPLRPKLTDFGIARIMDGTRLTATGTMVGTAAYLSPEQSRGAELGPGSDIYSLGLVLLECIKGDVEYPGGAVESAVARLHRAPAIPDSVPAEWAKLIRAMTAMDPLDRPSAADLEVALRHALVSPGSLPGLLAEAGTRVLPAPPALPPRPPSAGAGPGSSAPTAAGGDSSARTRAMPVLDPDAVTTPQANRGTLPARVASGFRQARRRTRILLSLALLAVAAGTVAATVALAAPEAPDVVPYPAVTGDLGQHLQELQKSVEP